A DNA window from Theobroma cacao cultivar B97-61/B2 chromosome 5, Criollo_cocoa_genome_V2, whole genome shotgun sequence contains the following coding sequences:
- the LOC18597689 gene encoding uncharacterized protein LOC18597689 — protein sequence MASLPQKTVQHFTHDHPLTEVDARTEFVCDGCRTLGVGTRYGCESCDFDLHDHCATCPLELSSFMHEHDLKLVVSKPQATSLQNERFCDLCGDPVQGIFYQCRLCEFDVHPLCTKLPEYIRHVMHKEHPLRLQGSVPGRCMVCKDTCTSWHYRCGICCFDLHLECVLAPCEEEATSTSTSRSLKSPVPPPSPSAPYLCNAYGYGAIPPPPSPSAPSLYNAYGYGAIPPPPSSSASPYYVYGYGAIQPPPPPPPSSPYYAYGYGAIPPPPYSAYGYRPSAHGYGTPSSSGGYHLNNHPQCSSQVQGVGGKNRKNMYAIAGQLALGVVTNVVFGTIFW from the coding sequence ATGGCTTCATTACCACAGAAGACTGTACAACATTTCACCCATGACCATCCATTAACAGAAGTTGACGCAAGGACAGAGTTTGTCTGCGATGGTTGTAGGACTCTAGGTGTTGGCACAAGGTATGGATGTGAGTCCTGCGATTTTGATCTCCACGATCACTGTGCCACCTGCCCTTTGGAGCTCTCTTCTTTTATGCACGAACATGATCTGAAACTCGTCGTTAGCAAGCCACAGGCTACGTCCCTGCAGAACGAGCGTTTCTGTGACTTGTGCGGCGACCCTGTCCAAGGGATTTTCTATCAGTGCAGGCTATGCGAATTCGATGTGCACCCTCTTTGTACCAAATTGCCTGAATATATACGGCACGTGATGCATAAGGAGCATCCTTTGAGGCTGCAAGGATCGGTGCCTGGTAGGTGTATGGTCTGCAAAGATACATGCACGTCTTGGCATTATAGGTGTGGGATTTGCTGTTTTGATCTTCACCTTGAGTGTGTTTTAGCACCTTGTGAGGAGGAGGCGACGTCAACGTCAACCTCTCGATCTTTGAAAAGCCCAGTTCCACCACCATCACCATCAGCTCCGTATCTTTGTAATGCTTATGGCTATGGGGCCATTCCGCCACCACCATCACCATCAGCTCCGTCTCTTTATAATGCTTATGGCTATGGGGCCATTCCGccaccaccatcatcatcagcttcGCCTTATTATGTTTATGGCTATGGAGCCATTcaaccaccaccaccaccaccaccatctTCGCCTTATTATGCATATGGCTATGGTGCCATTCCACCACCTCCTTATTCTGCGTATGGTTACAGGCCTTCTGCTCATGGCTATGGAACCCCCTCCAGCTCGGGCGGATATCACCTCAACAATCATCCGCAATGTAGTAGTCAAGTTCAGGGAGTTGGGGGAAAGAATCGAAAGAATATGTATGCAATAGCTGGGCAACTGGCTCTTGGAGTGGTTACTAACGTGGTGTTTGGAACCATCTTTTGGTGA